From the genome of Labedella gwakjiensis:
CCTGGCGGCCGGGGGTCACGGTCGCGAGCACGAGGGCCTGGCCCGCTCCGGAGAGCTCCGTCTCGACACCGGCCATGAAGGTGGGGAAGAAGGGGTCCGCCGCCACGATGTCGGGTTCGCGGGCGATCACGAGCCCGATGGCGAAGGCCCGGTTGGTGCTGAGCGAGCGGGCCCGCATGTTGGGCGACCAGCCGAGCTCGGCGGCGGCGGAGAGGATGCGGTCGCGGGAGTCGGCGCTCACGCCGGGCCGGTCGTTGAGGGCGAAGGAGACGAGCCCCTTGCTCACGCCGGCGAGCCGGGCGACGTCGGCGATCGTGGGGCGCGCTCCGCCCGCGCCCGATCGGCGCTGCGTCTCCGCATCCCGTTCCGTCATCGGTGCCTCCGCGTCGAGGTGATCAGATCCGGCTCAACGACCATTCTGGTCTAAACCGGTTTAGACACCGTACAACGCAATCCGCGCAAACACCACCCCTTCCCCACTCCCCTCCCGAGAGGGCTACTCCCGATCGAGGGCGCCACGTACACCTGGCGCCCTCAGCACCGATGTGTCGCCCTCGACGGCGGGAGCGATCGTCCGCCGCATCACCGTCTTGCTCTTCCCGATGTGGCGCTCGAACGTGAACCCCGCCTTCTCGAACATGGCCCGCGTCCCGTTGTGGAGGAACGAGGACGACGTCCTCTTACCGGGAACGAGCTCGTTCGGGAACGACACCACCTCGCCGCCGCCCGCTCGCGCGATGAGGTCGAGGGCCCCGTCGAGCGCCTCGCGAGCCACGCCCGACCGCCGGTGGTCGCGGTCGACGAAGAAGCACGTGATCCGCCACGGCGCCGGTCTCGTCTCGCCCGCGTCGTACTGCTTGCGGTGGTAGATGTTCGGCAGCTCGACCGGGCTCCCGTACTCGCACCACGCGATCGCGTCGTCGCCGTCGAAGACGAGGGCCGCGTGCGCGACGCCCTCCGCCACGAGCCGCCGCTTGAAGGTCGGCCCGTCGTACTCGCTCTTGACGGTGTCTTCCGTGTCGGAGTGGAAGTACGAGCAGTAGCACCCGCCCCAGACCCCGTTGTGCTTCTGCGCGAGCGCCAGCCACGCCGGGAACGTCTCGTCCGTGAGTGGTCTCACCACGTGCGCAGCCATCGCGTCCACCTCGTCGCGTCGTCTCGGATCACACCTCGTCTCGGATCACACCCGCGGGAAATCGAGAGCCCGCGAGGGGTCCGGAGGGGAACACAGTACCGCCGAAGGCGGGCGCCACGACAGGGAGACGCCGACGCGATCAGCCGGCGGAAGCCTCCCAGCCGTCGTACTCCCCACCCTCGACGGACGCGGCGAGCGCCTCGAAGAACTCACGGGTCTCGACGACGGCCACCGGGGTGACCGCGAGATCCTGACGGGACGCCACGATGCCCTCCCCCTCGTGGACCCGTCTCACCGTCCAGCCGGCGGCGACCGCCGCCCGCTCCATCGCCGCGGCCCCGTCGCCCGTCGCGCAGTAGAGGTAGTGGATCCAGTCACGTGGGGCGTCGAGCCCTCC
Proteins encoded in this window:
- a CDS encoding ribonuclease E inhibitor RraB, producing MGLFSRRSKRSAAVVPATGNADDDHLLALLASTPGGLDAPRDWIHYLYCATGDGAAAMERAAVAAGWTVRRVHEGEGIVASRQDLAVTPVAVVETREFFEALAASVEGGEYDGWEASAG
- a CDS encoding GNAT family N-acetyltransferase yields the protein MAAHVVRPLTDETFPAWLALAQKHNGVWGGCYCSYFHSDTEDTVKSEYDGPTFKRRLVAEGVAHAALVFDGDDAIAWCEYGSPVELPNIYHRKQYDAGETRPAPWRITCFFVDRDHRRSGVAREALDGALDLIARAGGGEVVSFPNELVPGKRTSSSFLHNGTRAMFEKAGFTFERHIGKSKTVMRRTIAPAVEGDTSVLRAPGVRGALDRE